In Ostrea edulis chromosome 4, xbOstEdul1.1, whole genome shotgun sequence, a single window of DNA contains:
- the LOC125669129 gene encoding spore coat protein SP96-like, giving the protein MQLTAIIDLTPSNTAVIPSNTAVINSIPFNTAIIDLTSSNKAVINATHSNTAVINVAPSNTAVIDLTPYNTAVIDVVPSNTAVIDVTSSNTAVINVTPSNTAVINVTPSNTAVINVTPSNTAVIPSNTAVIDLTPSNKAVINATHSNTAVINVTPSNTAVIDVTSSNTAVINVTPSNTAVIPSNTAVIDVASSNTAVINVTPSNTAVIPSNTAVIDVASSNTAVVDVTPSNTAVVDVIPIQWVSWLNVLLK; this is encoded by the exons ATGCAGTTGACTG CCATTATAGACCTTACTCCCTCCAATACAGCCGTTATTCCCTCTAATACAGCCGTTATAAACAGTATTCCCTTCAATACAGCCATTATAGACCTTACTTCCTCCAATAAAGCCGTTATAAACGCTACTCACTCCAATACAGCTGTTATAAACGTGGCGCCCTCCAATACAGCCGTTATAGACCTCACTCCCTACAATACAGCCGTTATAGACGTGGTTCCCTCCAATACAGCCGTTATAGACGTTACTTCCTCCAATACAGCCGTTATAAACGTTACTCCCTCCAATACAGCCGTTATAAACGTTACTCCCTCCAATACAGCCGTTATAAACGTTACTCCCTCCAATACAGCCGTTATTCCCTCTAATACAGCCGTTATAGACCTTACTCCCTCAAATAAAGCCGTTATAAACGCTACTCACTCCAATACAGCTGTTATAAACGTTACTCCCTCCAATACAGCCGTTATAGACGTTACTTCCTCCAATACAGCCGTTATAAACGTTACTCCCTCCAATACAGCCGTTATTCCCTCTAATACAGCCGTTATAGACGTTGCTTCCTCCAATACAGCCGTTATAAACGTTACTCCCTCCAATACAGCCGTTATTCCCTCTAATACAGCCGTTATAGACGTTGCTTCCTCCAATACAGCCGTTGTAGACGTTACTCCCTCCAATACAGCCGTTGTAGACGTTATTCCCATTCAATGGGTAAGCTGGCTCAATGTACTGCTGAAATGA